Proteins encoded in a region of the Sterolibacterium denitrificans genome:
- a CDS encoding sensor histidine kinase: MLIWRYRGANAARQSSRPDMRSLRLRLLLGTLLWIAASIMLTGWGLGRMFQQHVARQFHAELQTHLDQLTAQLDLDAQGRPLLRLPLSDPRFQRPYSGYYWQVDSPNERGLLRSRSLWDEALSVPADQLAAGEMQRHHFIGPQDQAVVVAERKISVDGRELRLTVAADAELMNAPVARFQGTLWLALALLGGGLALAALVQVYVGLAPLRRLQAALVRVRQGDSPQLAGRFPSEVMPLVEEFNSVLGQNAEVVARARTQAGNLAHALKTPLTVLGNAAGAAENRDSELAHLVNDQVGIARRQVDYHLARARAAATARLPGARTAVQPVIAGLLRTMRRLHAERGLELRLLDMPAALAFRGEEHDLQEMLGNLLDNACKWARSRVEVEVRAEETHGQGRLLLSVADDGPGVPAGQREIILQRGMRADERTPGSGLGLAIVVDLARLYGGELRLQEAASGGLQAVLELPAAQ, translated from the coding sequence ATGTTGATCTGGCGATACCGCGGCGCAAATGCGGCAAGGCAATCCAGCCGGCCGGACATGCGTTCCCTGCGCCTGCGCCTGCTGCTGGGCACGCTGCTCTGGATCGCGGCTTCCATCATGCTGACCGGCTGGGGATTGGGACGGATGTTCCAGCAGCACGTGGCCCGCCAGTTCCATGCCGAGCTGCAGACCCACCTCGACCAATTGACGGCCCAGCTCGATCTGGATGCCCAGGGGCGGCCCCTGCTCAGGCTGCCGCTCAGCGATCCGCGTTTTCAGCGACCCTATTCCGGCTATTACTGGCAGGTGGATTCGCCGAACGAACGCGGCCTCCTGCGTTCGCGCTCGCTCTGGGACGAGGCGTTGAGCGTGCCGGCGGACCAACTGGCCGCTGGCGAAATGCAGCGCCATCATTTCATTGGCCCGCAGGATCAGGCGGTGGTCGTGGCCGAACGCAAGATCAGCGTCGATGGACGCGAACTGCGGCTCACCGTGGCCGCCGATGCCGAACTGATGAATGCGCCCGTGGCCCGTTTCCAGGGCACGCTCTGGCTGGCCCTGGCGCTGCTGGGCGGTGGCCTGGCCCTGGCGGCCCTGGTGCAGGTCTATGTCGGCCTGGCGCCTTTGCGCCGCTTGCAGGCGGCGCTGGTCCGGGTGCGCCAGGGCGACAGTCCGCAGTTGGCGGGCCGCTTCCCCAGCGAAGTGATGCCGCTGGTCGAGGAATTCAACAGCGTGCTTGGCCAGAATGCGGAAGTCGTCGCCCGCGCCCGCACCCAGGCCGGCAATCTGGCCCATGCGCTGAAAACGCCGCTGACCGTGCTGGGCAATGCCGCCGGCGCGGCGGAAAACCGCGACAGCGAACTGGCCCATCTGGTGAACGATCAGGTCGGCATCGCCCGTCGTCAGGTGGATTACCATCTGGCCCGCGCCCGGGCGGCGGCCACGGCGCGTCTGCCCGGCGCGCGCACGGCGGTGCAGCCGGTGATCGCGGGACTGTTGCGCACCATGCGCCGCCTCCACGCGGAACGCGGGCTGGAACTGCGTTTGCTCGACATGCCGGCCGCGCTGGCCTTTCGTGGCGAGGAGCACGATCTGCAGGAAATGCTCGGCAATCTCCTCGACAACGCCTGCAAATGGGCGCGCAGCCGGGTCGAAGTCGAAGTGCGCGCGGAGGAAACACATGGACAGGGCCGCTTGCTGCTGAGCGTGGCGGACGACGGCCCCGGCGTGCCCGCCGGCCAGCGGGAAATCATCCTGCAGCGAGGCATGCGCGCGGATGAACGAACGCCCGGCAGCGGCCTGGGCCTGGCCATCGTCGTCGACCTGGCGCGACTCTACGGCGGCGAGCTGAGGCTGCAGGAAGCGGCGTCGGGAGGTTTGCAGGCCGTCCTCGAACTGCCGGCCGCGCAGTGA
- a CDS encoding helix-turn-helix transcriptional regulator, translated as MTKATRTTRTKVATAAAASVATALPAQPASTTVEQLPLSLSFEQFSDLVGQIYEGPLEDVPWASAMRLVRQYLGANWVTLILRPASISQQAILVRAGEHGEDLYGAAYNQFQGFSLDPFVGLPPDRVLAIDEMIDIRTWIEGDFYKQFIEPNNIRYIIGADIRIEGGGECRLRITRPVTEKNFSEQDKAFCQRLLPHLKRSVKLRSRVEGIESERRLYAVAMDRMQIGTVVLNEQGLIVRSNSVADGILEEKDGIQVVKGKLHAEYALEDRELQRLIKNGLSNVASASPVITEAISLTRPSGQPKLGVLVRSIPCNDLSEGNDWPQVAVFIRDPKHQPAPSHELVRRLFGFTSAEVALALLLTNGLTLDEAAAELNIRKNTARAHLRSIFSKTGVTRQTMLVRLLLNSVASVS; from the coding sequence GTGACTAAAGCGACCCGGACAACTCGAACCAAGGTGGCTACGGCTGCGGCAGCGTCCGTAGCCACGGCGCTGCCCGCGCAGCCGGCATCTACGACCGTAGAACAGCTGCCGCTGTCATTGTCGTTCGAGCAGTTCAGCGATCTGGTTGGCCAGATCTACGAAGGCCCGCTGGAAGACGTGCCCTGGGCCAGCGCGATGCGCCTGGTGCGCCAGTATCTCGGCGCCAACTGGGTCACGCTGATCCTGCGCCCCGCCTCGATCAGCCAGCAGGCCATCCTGGTGCGCGCCGGCGAGCATGGCGAGGATCTCTACGGCGCGGCCTACAACCAGTTTCAGGGCTTCTCGCTGGATCCCTTCGTCGGCCTGCCGCCCGACCGGGTTCTCGCCATCGACGAAATGATCGATATCCGCACCTGGATCGAAGGCGATTTCTACAAGCAGTTCATCGAACCCAACAATATCCGTTACATCATCGGCGCCGATATCCGCATCGAAGGCGGCGGCGAATGCCGTCTGCGCATCACCCGACCCGTCACGGAGAAAAATTTCAGCGAGCAGGACAAGGCGTTCTGCCAGCGCCTGCTGCCGCATCTGAAACGCTCGGTGAAGCTGCGTTCGCGCGTCGAAGGCATCGAGTCGGAACGCCGCCTGTATGCCGTCGCCATGGATCGCATGCAGATCGGCACCGTGGTGCTCAACGAACAGGGGCTGATCGTGCGCAGCAACAGCGTGGCCGACGGCATCCTCGAAGAAAAGGACGGCATCCAGGTCGTGAAAGGCAAGCTGCATGCCGAATACGCCCTGGAAGACCGCGAGCTGCAGCGCCTGATCAAGAACGGCCTGTCGAACGTCGCCAGCGCCTCGCCGGTGATCACCGAAGCCATTTCTCTGACGCGTCCTTCCGGCCAGCCCAAGCTGGGCGTGCTGGTGCGTTCGATTCCCTGCAACGATCTCTCCGAAGGCAACGACTGGCCGCAGGTCGCCGTGTTCATCCGCGATCCCAAGCACCAGCCCGCCCCCTCGCACGAACTGGTGCGCCGCCTGTTCGGTTTCACCTCGGCCGAGGTCGCCCTGGCCCTGCTGCTCACCAACGGCCTGACGCTGGACGAAGCCGCCGCCGAACTCAACATCCGCAAGAACACCGCCCGCGCCCACCTGCGCTCGATCTTCTCGAAGACCGGCGTGACGCGCCAGACCATGTTGGTGCGCCTGTTGCTCAACAGCGTGGCATCGGTGAGCTGA
- a CDS encoding enoyl-CoA hydratase/isomerase family protein, whose translation MDTPAPIMAEDYKYLTFRIEDNVGIITLNRPDKLNAVSWDLAEELAALLLKLRYRDEVRTILLTGEGRAFCAGGDVDFLSGEGDRPMPGTSSADRPIPRSQRKSPGGPFFEVMRQLVLVDKPVIAAIHGHAVGAGLAYALACDRRFADSTTKMAAIFTNVGVAPDCGMSYFLPRIVGFSNALMMVETAKVFKAEECKELGLIDELVPEGKDFETAFEYARMLAQRASVAVDAARRLIHMSQYMTLDEILEFEGAIGVCVAGSADAKEGTMAFMEKRKPVYRGV comes from the coding sequence ATGGATACACCCGCACCCATCATGGCCGAAGATTACAAATACCTGACTTTCCGCATCGAAGACAACGTCGGCATCATCACCCTGAACCGCCCCGACAAACTCAACGCGGTGAGCTGGGATCTGGCCGAGGAGCTCGCCGCCCTGCTGCTCAAGCTGCGCTATCGGGATGAAGTCCGCACCATCCTGCTGACCGGCGAAGGCCGCGCCTTCTGCGCCGGCGGCGACGTCGACTTCCTTTCCGGCGAAGGCGACCGGCCGATGCCGGGCACGTCCTCTGCCGACCGTCCCATTCCGCGTTCGCAGCGCAAGTCACCCGGCGGCCCGTTCTTCGAGGTGATGCGTCAACTGGTGCTGGTGGACAAGCCCGTCATCGCCGCGATCCACGGCCATGCCGTCGGCGCCGGTCTGGCCTACGCGCTGGCCTGCGACCGGCGTTTCGCCGACAGCACGACCAAGATGGCGGCGATCTTCACCAATGTCGGCGTCGCGCCGGATTGCGGCATGTCCTACTTCCTGCCGCGCATCGTCGGTTTTTCCAACGCGCTGATGATGGTCGAGACGGCCAAGGTCTTCAAGGCCGAGGAGTGCAAGGAACTGGGGCTGATCGACGAACTGGTGCCCGAAGGCAAGGATTTCGAAACGGCCTTCGAATACGCCCGCATGCTGGCGCAGCGCGCCAGCGTGGCGGTGGATGCGGCGCGCCGCCTGATCCACATGTCGCAATACATGACGCTGGACGAAATCCTCGAATTCGAGGGTGCCATCGGCGTCTGCGTGGCCGGCAGCGCCGATGCCAAGGAAGGCACCATGGCCTTCATGGAAAAACGCAAGCCGGTGTATCGCGGGGTCTGA